A single genomic interval of candidate division WOR-3 bacterium harbors:
- a CDS encoding YjgP/YjgQ family permease → MRIFERETFRQIIPSFVFAIVVLSFILLMDRLFLLADLLVRKGVAVKIIGEIMFLSLPFVISISTPLAILIGGVITFGRMAQDNEITAIRAAGIPTWRIFVPALVFGAVLMPFMAFFNGFVLPESQYQVRGLLTDIARKKPSLRIQERVFLDDFPGYMVYIGVIDERRSEVSNVVIFEKSKGKGVPSFVTAPRGKIDYTPDDRYMILSLYDGEIHELTTNGNYRRLDFQQHTINILMDDELIRRNREYRGDDEKRLFQLLTVVKENKKAVQELKRQLDSLAAKNSDNEALQFKRDELRTQLRYKNTELARSLTEVHKRFSLAFSAFFFLLFGAPLGVVLRRGGVGTGFIVGLIFFAVYYVVLLGGENFAEGGRISPFLGMWLPNILLVVPVAELMARAFFEVSLGEKIINLLGLGSGAGAR, encoded by the coding sequence ATGAGGATTTTTGAGCGGGAGACCTTCCGGCAAATAATTCCTTCTTTTGTATTTGCGATTGTCGTCTTATCCTTTATTTTGCTTATGGACCGGCTTTTTCTTCTTGCCGACTTATTGGTGCGTAAAGGGGTTGCGGTAAAAATCATCGGTGAAATAATGTTTCTCTCACTCCCTTTTGTAATCAGCATCAGCACTCCTCTGGCAATCCTGATTGGGGGCGTAATTACCTTTGGCCGAATGGCGCAGGATAATGAAATCACCGCGATTCGTGCGGCGGGAATCCCCACCTGGCGGATTTTTGTTCCGGCACTGGTTTTTGGGGCGGTTTTAATGCCGTTTATGGCATTTTTTAATGGGTTCGTACTTCCTGAGTCGCAATACCAGGTTCGGGGGCTTTTGACCGATATCGCCCGGAAAAAACCGTCCCTGCGTATTCAGGAACGAGTATTCCTTGATGACTTTCCAGGATATATGGTGTATATCGGCGTAATAGATGAGAGGCGCTCGGAAGTTTCCAATGTGGTGATTTTTGAAAAGTCAAAGGGAAAGGGGGTGCCATCATTTGTCACGGCACCAAGAGGTAAAATTGATTATACACCCGATGACCGGTATATGATTCTTTCTCTTTACGATGGAGAAATACACGAACTGACAACGAACGGTAATTACCGGCGTCTGGATTTTCAGCAACATACGATAAACATACTGATGGACGACGAGTTAATTCGAAGAAATCGGGAATATCGGGGTGATGACGAGAAGCGCCTGTTCCAGTTACTAACCGTGGTCAAGGAAAACAAAAAGGCGGTACAGGAGTTAAAGCGTCAACTTGACTCACTGGCGGCCAAGAATTCAGACAACGAGGCGTTACAGTTCAAACGCGACGAACTGAGAACCCAGCTGCGCTACAAAAATACTGAACTGGCGCGGTCCCTGACCGAAGTACACAAACGGTTTTCCCTTGCCTTTTCGGCGTTTTTTTTCCTCCTGTTCGGGGCACCGCTGGGAGTGGTGTTACGGCGGGGTGGGGTCGGCACCGGATTTATCGTTGGCTTGATATTCTTTGCGGTTTATTATGTTGTTCTCCTCGGTGGGGAAAACTTTGCTGAGGGCGGTCGGATATCACCCTTTTTAGGAATGTGGCTGCCTAACATCTTACTCGTTGTTCCGGTGGCAGAGTTGATGGCACGAGCGTTCTTTGAGGTTTCTCTGGGCGAGAAAATAATAAACCTTCTGGGTTTGGGAAGCGGTGCCGGCGCAAGATGA
- a CDS encoding YjgP/YjgQ family permease produces the protein MKIIYRHLFYELIKFTLLALLSVVTIYLLIDLFEELSYFTSRNVALPVVLRYYFYSLPTAIALLYPVSLVLAVFVVYGQMTRYNEIAALKSAGVIIYRLFIPAIVIGALTGMLYLVGNELITVPFNRYLSDLRRYVIEKRSVPVEQRTVDVYRVDGNRVLWIREWQKTKEKSTLHNFLLLELNKERRVVTRVDGETATLGNSGWVGDNIVLRQFSAQGEEKFQRLKRVALTMFNFSPDEWLMPMRPIEETSTPFLRRYIAKMKRAGENVAREEVEYHYRFSYALIGLIVTVLGLPLAVKLRRGGVMLGLGLGLLFSFLYWGAIQICRAFGYAHIISPVLSAWLPNIVFGISGVILLLKAER, from the coding sequence ATGAAGATAATTTATCGTCATCTATTTTACGAACTTATCAAGTTTACCCTGCTGGCACTTCTGAGCGTGGTAACAATATATCTCTTAATCGACCTTTTTGAAGAACTCAGTTATTTCACCAGCCGCAATGTTGCACTGCCTGTGGTCCTCCGTTACTATTTTTATAGCCTGCCCACAGCAATAGCGCTTTTGTATCCGGTGAGTCTTGTTTTAGCGGTATTCGTCGTGTATGGCCAGATGACCCGTTACAACGAAATTGCCGCTTTAAAAAGTGCCGGGGTAATAATTTATCGCCTTTTTATACCGGCGATAGTTATCGGCGCGTTAACCGGGATGTTGTATCTGGTGGGTAATGAGTTGATAACAGTACCTTTTAACCGTTATCTCAGTGATTTACGGCGCTACGTGATTGAAAAACGGTCGGTGCCGGTTGAGCAGCGCACTGTTGATGTCTATCGAGTTGATGGCAACCGGGTACTATGGATTCGGGAGTGGCAAAAGACAAAAGAAAAATCGACCTTACACAATTTTTTGCTTCTGGAACTGAATAAAGAACGGCGCGTAGTAACGCGGGTTGACGGTGAAACAGCAACTTTGGGCAACAGTGGTTGGGTAGGAGACAATATTGTGCTTCGGCAATTTTCGGCCCAAGGCGAAGAAAAATTTCAGCGACTAAAGCGCGTCGCACTTACTATGTTCAACTTTTCTCCTGATGAGTGGTTGATGCCAATGCGTCCGATTGAGGAAACATCAACGCCATTTTTAAGGCGCTATATTGCCAAAATGAAAAGGGCAGGGGAAAATGTTGCGCGGGAAGAGGTTGAATACCATTATCGATTTTCTTATGCCCTGATTGGTTTAATCGTGACCGTTTTAGGACTGCCCCTTGCGGTAAAACTGCGCCGGGGCGGGGTTATGTTGGGCTTGGGCTTGGGGTTGCTTTTTTCTTTTTTATACTGGGGTGCAATTCAGATTTGCCGGGCGTTCGGTTATGCTCATATCATAAGTCCGGTGCTTTCTGCCTGGCTACCGAATATCGTTTTTGGCATTAGTGGCGTAATACTGTTATTAAAAGCCGAAAGATAG
- a CDS encoding prolyl oligopeptidase family serine peptidase encodes MGLFWGLCFVALNLISQPVVYCDEDSNCYYVPSRVVSEKILVPGLIVLQCNGATRGDIDSFRLIADSLNWALATCHASRNHRDIYLNDADIYRTVKKLINRYPVDSSRIVIYGFSGQGGQALATALMHPELIRGVVVVCAPMVAPRLADSPSMFTNNFIYLVTREKDWNCQSNYRMFEEFASAGVACTLLVTKGEHQIGSLKEVLAGCRWLDKRMSGR; translated from the coding sequence ATGGGACTTTTCTGGGGATTGTGTTTTGTTGCGCTGAATTTGATTTCTCAGCCCGTGGTCTATTGCGATGAAGACAGTAACTGTTACTATGTGCCGTCAAGGGTCGTAAGTGAGAAAATTCTGGTCCCCGGTTTAATTGTCCTCCAGTGTAATGGTGCAACCCGCGGAGATATCGACAGTTTTAGACTTATTGCGGACTCTCTGAATTGGGCGCTGGCTACCTGCCATGCCAGTCGCAATCACCGAGATATTTATCTTAACGATGCTGATATCTATCGCACTGTGAAAAAGTTAATCAACCGATATCCGGTTGATTCCAGCCGGATTGTTATTTATGGATTTTCCGGTCAGGGCGGTCAGGCTTTGGCAACAGCCCTTATGCATCCGGAGTTAATCCGGGGCGTGGTTGTGGTATGTGCTCCGATGGTAGCACCAAGATTAGCCGATTCACCCTCGATGTTTACCAACAACTTTATCTATCTTGTTACGAGAGAAAAAGACTGGAATTGCCAGAGTAATTACAGAATGTTTGAAGAGTTTGCGTCCGCAGGGGTGGCTTGTACATTACTTGTGACAAAAGGTGAACACCAGATTGGCAGCCTGAAAGAGGTTTTAGCCGGCTGTCGATGGCTTGATAAACGAATGAGCGGGCGTTAA
- the polX gene encoding DNA polymerase/3'-5' exonuclease PolX → MKNQELAEIFDQIADALELKGETGFRVLAYRKAARVLAELTEDIEELDRENRLETIPGIGSGIAKKIHEYLTTGKMQKLKEVTNGLEPGLFVLLKIPGVGPKTVRLLNQKLGVKDLEDLKKVLADGSAAKLPGMGRKKVENILQGIQTAEHAGERMYLNEAYELAEAIVNYIKNAGVADQVTFAGSLRRGKETIGDIDILASGKNPTAIINCFINYPQKHQVVSAGDTKASIVVSAGKALRQIDLRVVHKSEFGAALQYFTGSKDHNIALRTIAQKQGLKISEYGVFQGEKKIAGKNETEVYQALGLPYIEPELREDRGEIEAAKAGRLPHLIQLADIKSDLHIHTDASDGLSSLEDIVTACRQRGYTHIAIAEHSVSAGYAGGLSEDELLRRCETIDRLNNKLTGFRVLKAAEVDITPEGKLDYSDRTLKQLDLVIASIHQAFNREATKRICFAIEHPLVHIIAHPSGRLINKRPGYDIDLEKVIEWAAKFKKILEINSYYARLDLNDVWAKKAKDAGVLLAINTDAHAVADLSWMRYGVITARRAWLEKTDVINCLTLNQLLKLLKSIRQI, encoded by the coding sequence ATGAAAAATCAAGAACTTGCAGAAATCTTCGACCAGATTGCCGATGCCTTAGAGCTAAAAGGAGAAACCGGTTTTCGGGTCCTCGCTTATCGTAAGGCAGCCCGGGTGCTTGCCGAACTAACCGAAGATATCGAAGAACTTGACCGGGAAAATCGATTGGAAACTATCCCGGGGATTGGTTCCGGAATTGCCAAAAAGATTCATGAGTATCTGACCACCGGCAAAATGCAAAAACTCAAAGAGGTTACGAATGGTCTGGAACCCGGCCTCTTTGTCCTGCTAAAAATTCCCGGGGTTGGGCCCAAAACAGTACGGCTCCTTAATCAAAAACTTGGGGTAAAAGACCTTGAAGATTTAAAGAAAGTTCTTGCCGACGGTTCAGCCGCAAAACTACCCGGTATGGGAAGAAAAAAGGTAGAAAATATACTGCAAGGCATCCAAACCGCCGAACATGCCGGAGAAAGAATGTATCTAAACGAAGCGTATGAGTTAGCCGAAGCGATTGTGAATTATATTAAGAATGCGGGTGTTGCCGACCAGGTGACCTTTGCCGGTTCCCTGCGCCGGGGCAAAGAAACAATCGGCGATATCGACATCCTTGCCAGCGGTAAAAATCCGACCGCGATTATCAACTGTTTTATTAATTATCCCCAAAAACACCAGGTGGTTTCAGCCGGTGACACCAAGGCGTCGATTGTTGTAAGTGCCGGAAAGGCGCTTCGCCAGATTGACCTGCGAGTTGTCCACAAAAGTGAATTCGGGGCTGCCCTGCAGTACTTTACCGGTTCGAAAGACCACAATATCGCCCTGAGAACAATTGCCCAGAAACAGGGTTTGAAGATTTCTGAATATGGCGTTTTCCAGGGTGAAAAAAAGATTGCCGGAAAGAACGAAACCGAAGTGTATCAAGCCCTTGGTCTCCCCTACATCGAACCCGAATTACGCGAAGACCGGGGCGAAATCGAAGCCGCAAAAGCCGGGCGTCTTCCCCACCTTATTCAATTAGCCGACATTAAATCGGACCTTCATATCCATACCGATGCTTCCGACGGTCTGTCATCACTGGAAGATATTGTTACCGCCTGCCGGCAAAGAGGTTATACCCATATTGCAATTGCTGAACATTCGGTATCAGCCGGTTATGCCGGAGGGCTTAGTGAAGATGAACTCCTGCGCCGGTGTGAAACGATTGACCGGTTAAACAACAAACTCACCGGATTCCGGGTGTTAAAAGCCGCGGAAGTAGACATCACACCTGAAGGAAAACTTGACTATTCAGACCGAACCCTTAAGCAATTAGACCTGGTCATTGCTTCAATCCACCAGGCATTTAACCGGGAAGCAACCAAACGCATTTGCTTTGCAATTGAACACCCACTGGTCCACATCATCGCCCACCCGAGCGGTCGACTTATCAACAAAAGACCGGGCTATGATATCGACCTCGAAAAGGTAATTGAATGGGCCGCCAAATTCAAAAAAATCCTTGAGATTAACTCGTATTACGCCCGTCTTGATTTAAACGATGTCTGGGCAAAAAAGGCAAAAGATGCTGGCGTGCTTCTGGCAATTAACACCGATGCTCATGCAGTTGCCGACCTCTCCTGGATGCGTTACGGGGTCATTACCGCGCGCCGGGCGTGGCTGGAAAAAACCGATGTGATTAATTGCCTTACCTTAAACCAGCTTTTAAAACTTCTAAAATCCATCAGGCAGATTTAA
- a CDS encoding amidohydrolase family protein, translating into MDVFEGLIIVDAQNPPVAGKLVTESGKVAAILPNPELKTKNYIAPGFIDAHTHPIETGLGMIYPDFSAASSIGEVLEILASSIAKMSDSPVFLGFNLDPDRLKEHRYPYRREIDRIFDRVPILIYRVDGHSAAVNSRTLEMLPEINYPGVELDGAGKPTGVVRGNAYEFLSANLKRRLPSEIIQEAINFTAHTALRNGVVALGAMVGSDEYSENEWATLLNALTSAPIKMIPYLQTWNVKVAEQFSLSRIGGCLLLDGSFGSHTAALLEDYADASGYQGVLYHEDNHIIEFLKQAIKMNLQTAFHAIGDRAVEQIVRCHEQVAGALPRKDLRHRIEHAELLSSDLIKRIAAQGLVICVQPAFETTWGGPQGMYAKRLGARWRSTNPYRTLFDNKIVVAGGSDAPITPLDPLRGIYAAMNLPNEAQRITGSEALALFTENAAYSLGIENICGRIAPGMEANFVVLSSDPREDVHCQILATYYQGKMLFSTSPVKER; encoded by the coding sequence ATGGATGTATTTGAGGGCTTAATAATTGTTGATGCGCAGAACCCACCCGTTGCCGGGAAGTTGGTAACAGAGAGTGGAAAAGTTGCCGCAATTTTACCGAATCCCGAACTAAAAACAAAAAATTATATCGCACCTGGTTTCATCGATGCTCATACTCATCCAATAGAAACAGGCCTGGGAATGATTTATCCTGATTTTTCGGCTGCTTCTTCAATCGGCGAGGTCTTAGAAATTCTCGCGTCAAGCATCGCCAAGATGTCTGATTCTCCTGTTTTTCTGGGATTCAACTTGGACCCGGACCGGTTAAAAGAACACCGCTATCCTTACCGCCGGGAAATAGACCGGATATTTGACCGGGTACCAATCTTGATTTATCGGGTTGATGGCCATTCTGCTGCAGTAAATTCCAGGACGCTGGAAATGTTACCAGAAATAAACTATCCCGGGGTGGAATTGGACGGTGCCGGTAAACCAACCGGCGTTGTTAGGGGTAATGCATACGAGTTCCTTTCGGCAAACCTAAAACGCCGGCTCCCTTCAGAAATTATCCAGGAGGCAATCAACTTCACTGCACACACCGCTTTGCGCAACGGTGTCGTTGCCTTAGGAGCAATGGTGGGCTCGGACGAATACAGCGAAAACGAATGGGCAACTTTGCTTAACGCACTTACCAGCGCACCAATCAAAATGATTCCCTACCTTCAAACCTGGAATGTAAAAGTCGCAGAGCAGTTTTCTCTTTCCCGAATTGGAGGCTGTTTATTGCTTGACGGTTCCTTTGGTTCCCACACTGCGGCACTTCTCGAAGATTACGCCGACGCATCAGGATATCAGGGCGTGCTATATCACGAGGATAACCACATAATCGAATTTCTGAAACAGGCAATTAAAATGAATTTACAAACTGCGTTCCACGCCATTGGCGACCGTGCCGTCGAACAAATCGTTCGCTGCCACGAACAGGTTGCCGGTGCGCTGCCGAGAAAAGATTTGCGCCACCGGATTGAACATGCCGAACTACTCTCTTCAGATTTAATTAAAAGGATTGCAGCGCAGGGGTTGGTAATCTGTGTCCAACCTGCCTTTGAAACCACCTGGGGCGGTCCACAGGGTATGTACGCTAAGCGATTGGGTGCGCGCTGGCGGTCTACCAACCCCTATCGAACCCTGTTTGACAACAAAATCGTTGTCGCCGGCGGCTCAGATGCACCAATCACACCGCTTGACCCACTCCGTGGGATTTATGCGGCAATGAACCTGCCCAATGAAGCACAACGAATCACCGGATCTGAAGCACTGGCACTTTTTACCGAAAATGCGGCATACTCTCTCGGCATTGAAAATATTTGCGGCAGGATTGCACCGGGTATGGAAGCAAATTTTGTCGTGCTCAGTAGCGACCCAAGAGAAGATGTTCATTGCCAGATATTGGCAACATATTACCAGGGTAAAATGCTTTTTAGCACCTCTCCTGTGAAAGAAAGATGA
- the rlmD gene encoding 23S rRNA (uracil(1939)-C(5))-methyltransferase RlmD: MVKYSSSPPSTGDRVELFVDRIVAGGTGLANLNGWKVFIPYAAPQERVVAQIIIRKRDYGIARIKEILEPSPFRVPAPCPYYEKCGGCQLQHIIYEEQLVIKKLLVNDALQRIGKIFVPVANINSKSTPWRYRNKTQYPVSGSTKKIRIGFYQKQSHRVIDIPDCLLHPEEFNLLRQKTYDALVQLGETPYNEIKHSGNIRHLVMRQGTNGEILLIAVTRTKDINPQVISYLIDFPSLTGIVQNINPLPTNKILGNDSIVFWGKEYITIKILKKEFRVSASSFFQVNIPQAEELCSKVIKAINPQGDEVVLDLFCGVGLISLLLADRVRKVIGIEIAQDAVADARFNAINLGITNAEFIQGDVDAIIKDIEHADVIVVDPPRKGCSASTISRIVDLSPRTLIYISCNPATLARDLALLENSGYSCISVEPLDMFPQTAHIEVVAKVIRK; this comes from the coding sequence ATGGTAAAGTATTCATCCTCCCCACCTTCAACTGGTGACAGAGTTGAACTTTTTGTTGACCGTATTGTTGCCGGTGGCACCGGCCTTGCTAATTTAAACGGATGGAAGGTCTTTATCCCTTATGCCGCACCCCAGGAAAGAGTTGTAGCACAGATTATCATAAGAAAAAGGGATTACGGCATTGCCCGGATAAAAGAAATATTAGAACCATCTCCCTTTCGCGTTCCCGCCCCCTGTCCGTATTACGAAAAATGCGGTGGTTGTCAATTACAACACATTATTTACGAAGAACAACTGGTAATTAAAAAATTGCTGGTTAATGATGCCTTACAAAGGATTGGCAAAATTTTTGTTCCGGTTGCTAACATTAATTCCAAATCGACCCCCTGGCGTTATCGCAATAAAACCCAATACCCAGTTTCCGGCAGCACAAAAAAAATTCGAATTGGATTCTACCAGAAACAGAGCCATCGGGTAATCGATATCCCGGACTGTCTACTGCATCCTGAAGAGTTCAATCTGTTGCGCCAAAAAACATACGATGCCCTTGTTCAATTGGGCGAAACACCTTATAACGAAATCAAACATTCGGGTAATATCCGACATCTTGTAATGCGACAGGGTACGAACGGCGAAATACTCTTGATTGCCGTAACGAGGACGAAAGACATAAACCCGCAAGTTATCTCTTATCTAATTGATTTCCCTTCACTTACTGGAATCGTCCAGAATATAAACCCGCTGCCGACAAATAAAATTCTTGGTAATGATAGTATTGTCTTCTGGGGAAAGGAATATATCACGATAAAAATTCTCAAGAAAGAGTTTCGGGTTTCTGCCAGTTCATTTTTCCAGGTTAATATTCCTCAAGCCGAAGAACTCTGTTCAAAAGTAATTAAAGCAATTAACCCGCAGGGTGACGAAGTTGTACTCGATTTGTTCTGCGGGGTAGGATTGATCAGTTTACTGCTGGCAGATAGGGTTAGAAAAGTTATCGGAATAGAAATCGCCCAAGACGCGGTTGCTGATGCCCGTTTCAACGCCATAAATCTGGGTATCACCAACGCCGAGTTCATTCAGGGTGATGTCGATGCCATTATAAAAGACATCGAGCATGCCGATGTAATTGTCGTTGACCCGCCGCGTAAAGGTTGTTCTGCCAGTACAATTTCGCGCATCGTTGACCTGTCTCCCCGAACGTTAATCTATATCTCCTGCAACCCGGCAACGCTGGCGCGCGACCTTGCCCTTCTGGAAAATTCGGGTTATTCTTGTATATCGGTTGAACCATTAGATATGTTTCCACAAACTGCCCATATCGAGGTCGTAGCAAAAGTTATCCGAAAGTAA
- a CDS encoding LptE family protein codes for MQQSRKFLLFLLLLFVACGYSTRSLLPSHLKTVALGSIENSSTQPGLAEELTFALPQAFNLDRSLRVTSVEQAHLLLTAIITNYSRTAAAYNSNQEVSAYEISITANVEVIDQIRNEPFFTGSISSRVSYNPETSSEEEVAKKAIEKLAQEIVRQVITAW; via the coding sequence ATGCAACAATCTCGTAAATTTCTTCTGTTTCTTTTGCTACTGTTCGTTGCTTGCGGTTATTCAACCCGGTCCCTTCTCCCCTCTCATTTAAAAACCGTTGCCCTTGGTTCAATAGAAAACTCTTCAACCCAACCCGGTTTAGCCGAAGAACTGACTTTCGCCCTTCCTCAAGCATTTAATCTTGACCGTTCGCTCCGCGTTACCAGTGTTGAACAAGCCCACTTACTTTTGACAGCAATTATTACTAACTACTCCAGGACTGCGGCGGCTTATAACTCTAATCAGGAAGTGTCCGCCTATGAAATAAGTATCACCGCCAATGTTGAAGTTATTGACCAAATTAGAAACGAACCCTTTTTTACCGGAAGTATATCAAGCCGTGTTTCCTATAATCCAGAAACCAGTTCGGAAGAGGAGGTGGCTAAAAAAGCAATTGAAAAGCTTGCCCAAGAGATTGTACGGCAAGTGATTACCGCATGGTAA
- a CDS encoding thiazole biosynthesis protein: MIKDVEISRAIIEHWTERFINSLKNDVVIVGAGPSGLTAAWKLAEKGIKVTVFERALKPGGGLPGGGMMFSDIVVQKEATEILQQLEVSFIEQRPGYFVADANEILGALLVKVYRVGVKLFNLISAEDVVLIGDRVQGLVLNWTAVEMAKLHVDPLTVYSKVVIDATGHAAEVVNHLIRKAKVRLATPSGTIEGERPMWADEAERLTLINTKEVFPGLWVTGMAANAVFGGPRMGPIFGGMFLSGVKVAKDISHFLNNDATIS; encoded by the coding sequence ATGATTAAAGATGTCGAAATTTCCCGGGCAATCATCGAACATTGGACCGAACGGTTTATAAATAGTCTTAAAAATGATGTGGTAATCGTTGGAGCAGGCCCATCTGGTTTGACTGCTGCATGGAAACTTGCCGAAAAGGGTATAAAAGTAACAGTTTTTGAAAGAGCACTCAAACCGGGCGGCGGACTACCAGGTGGTGGAATGATGTTCTCTGACATCGTCGTACAAAAGGAAGCTACTGAGATCCTGCAACAACTGGAAGTAAGTTTTATCGAGCAACGGCCGGGCTATTTTGTGGCTGATGCAAATGAAATCCTTGGTGCATTGCTCGTTAAAGTTTACCGCGTTGGAGTAAAATTGTTTAATCTTATCAGCGCTGAAGATGTCGTACTGATTGGAGACCGGGTTCAAGGGCTGGTGTTAAATTGGACTGCGGTAGAAATGGCAAAACTTCATGTCGACCCGCTTACGGTATATTCTAAGGTTGTCATTGATGCTACGGGCCATGCTGCCGAGGTTGTAAATCATCTTATCCGTAAGGCAAAAGTCCGGCTGGCAACCCCTTCCGGGACAATAGAAGGAGAGCGGCCAATGTGGGCGGACGAAGCGGAAAGATTGACTCTTATTAACACAAAAGAGGTTTTCCCAGGGCTGTGGGTAACAGGAATGGCGGCAAACGCGGTGTTTGGCGGACCACGCATGGGTCCGATCTTCGGTGGAATGTTTCTCTCCGGTGTCAAAGTTGCCAAAGACATCTCACATTTCTTAAACAACGATGCAACAATCTCGTAA
- a CDS encoding glycosyltransferase family 4 protein, whose translation MKILFGSFSAITTLGGGVETQVRSLANALRQKGIEVELFDPWKRYNLKEFDFFHLFGANLGTYHFGRSIKNTGVKLVVTPIFYSRSNPKKLRFYLMLGTGLRKYGGFWSEHLFCKELCEMAELVIVNTKAELNLIEQGLGVSREKMQIVPNGVDKRFAYASPELFIKEHGLRDFVLYVGHIGWGRKNVLPLLKVLRKTGLKAVLIGPVLNNTYGLQCLKIVAETPSIKLIPGLAGDSPMIESAYAACDTFILPSLYETPGLAALEAGLAGAKICITKYGGTIEYFGENATYLDPKKEKSIEEALITTINKPKTTALQKHIKDNYTWDKCAAKLLDIYSQYFK comes from the coding sequence ATGAAGATTTTATTTGGCTCTTTCTCGGCAATAACAACACTTGGGGGCGGCGTTGAAACCCAGGTTCGTTCTCTGGCTAACGCCCTGAGACAAAAGGGAATAGAGGTTGAATTGTTTGACCCGTGGAAAAGATACAATCTAAAAGAGTTCGACTTTTTTCATCTTTTCGGCGCTAATCTCGGAACATACCATTTTGGGCGGTCAATAAAAAATACCGGGGTGAAACTCGTTGTAACACCCATATTTTACAGCCGAAGTAACCCTAAAAAATTGAGATTTTATCTAATGCTCGGTACCGGCCTACGTAAGTATGGAGGTTTCTGGTCAGAACACCTTTTTTGCAAAGAACTGTGTGAAATGGCAGAACTCGTAATAGTGAATACCAAAGCAGAATTAAATTTGATTGAACAGGGCTTGGGGGTATCAAGAGAAAAAATGCAAATCGTGCCCAATGGAGTTGATAAAAGGTTTGCCTATGCTTCACCCGAACTGTTTATCAAAGAACACGGACTTCGAGATTTTGTGCTTTATGTAGGGCATATTGGATGGGGAAGAAAGAATGTCCTGCCATTGCTTAAAGTTTTACGCAAAACAGGATTAAAAGCGGTTCTGATTGGTCCGGTACTAAACAACACATATGGGCTTCAATGCCTCAAAATTGTTGCAGAAACGCCCTCGATAAAATTGATTCCGGGTCTGGCAGGTGATTCACCAATGATCGAGTCGGCTTACGCGGCATGCGACACATTCATTCTACCGTCTTTATATGAAACACCGGGTTTAGCAGCGCTGGAAGCAGGTTTAGCCGGCGCGAAAATATGCATAACTAAGTACGGTGGCACCATAGAGTATTTTGGTGAAAACGCAACCTATCTTGACCCCAAAAAAGAAAAATCCATCGAAGAAGCCCTGATAACAACTATTAACAAACCAAAGACAACTGCGCTCCAAAAGCACATAAAAGACAACTACACCTGGGATAAATGCGCCGCAAAACTTTTAGATATTTATAGCCAGTACTTTAAGTAA